A DNA window from Mycolicibacter hiberniae contains the following coding sequences:
- a CDS encoding DUF4226 domain-containing protein, with product MPEELGAHADAARGREDVLARRLQTSAQADRAFAATVHGATQVALQSRKRLDSIEAELRAVLAHPRALALDTPAGARQFQRFLAAKSHDIHQVIADTAADSHARAQAVRSVGGGYATEDRQRPSIQAVDHSFKQAPATDDERRRNQAAAFREVFGRDPISRSDWTTAAALDAHTYNPDFRGANSEVRVARIEPVPGQGVVRASQWIEQPWVQRLLARDAGNGRSATKDFDPEDTKVTTYIDYDNGIVVMRQNPSVELNPDGSVRQVKVGVPQGSVAQAADGSVRIKYDAGNPLAPGTLTDPRGLLGDHRLSVNGDLVFTPGPGGVHVDGTRSDYPSLEIYQDLPGGARTVLIDPAQSGRSHAPMLNLPFHHDIGVGGKAFAPFDHGGSWNPRFDVRTPIPATDFGPTTAPPSASSAPGRPGGVPA from the coding sequence ATGCCCGAGGAACTCGGCGCTCACGCCGATGCCGCGCGCGGACGCGAGGACGTCCTGGCGCGGCGGCTGCAGACGTCCGCCCAGGCCGACCGGGCTTTCGCGGCGACGGTGCACGGCGCCACGCAGGTAGCGCTGCAGAGCCGCAAACGGCTCGACAGTATCGAGGCCGAACTGCGCGCCGTCCTGGCCCACCCGCGGGCGCTGGCGTTGGACACCCCCGCCGGCGCCCGGCAGTTCCAGCGGTTCCTGGCCGCCAAGAGCCACGACATCCACCAGGTGATCGCCGACACCGCCGCCGACAGCCACGCCCGCGCGCAGGCGGTGCGATCGGTGGGCGGCGGCTACGCCACCGAGGACCGGCAGCGGCCGAGCATCCAGGCCGTCGACCACTCCTTCAAACAAGCCCCCGCCACCGATGACGAACGGCGCCGAAATCAGGCCGCCGCCTTCCGGGAGGTGTTCGGGCGCGACCCGATCTCCAGGTCAGATTGGACCACCGCGGCCGCTCTGGATGCACATACCTACAACCCCGACTTCCGGGGTGCGAATTCCGAGGTTCGGGTGGCCCGGATCGAGCCCGTACCGGGGCAGGGCGTGGTGCGCGCGTCACAGTGGATCGAGCAGCCATGGGTGCAGCGCCTGCTGGCACGCGATGCGGGCAACGGCAGAAGCGCAACGAAGGACTTCGACCCCGAAGACACCAAGGTCACCACCTACATCGACTACGACAACGGCATCGTGGTGATGCGCCAGAATCCCTCCGTCGAGCTCAATCCCGACGGCTCGGTACGTCAGGTGAAAGTCGGCGTCCCCCAAGGCAGCGTGGCGCAGGCCGCGGACGGATCGGTGCGGATCAAATACGACGCCGGCAACCCCCTCGCACCTGGGACCCTCACCGACCCGCGCGGATTGCTCGGCGATCACCGCCTCAGCGTCAACGGCGACCTGGTGTTCACCCCCGGCCCGGGCGGTGTCCACGTCGACGGCACGCGATCCGACTACCCCTCACTGGAGATCTACCAGGACCTGCCCGGCGGCGCCCGGACCGTGTTGATCGACCCCGCCCAGTCCGGCCGCAGCCATGCGCCGATGTTGAATCTGCCGTTCCACCATGACATCGGCGTCGGCGGCAAGGCGTTCGCGCCGTTCGATCACGGCGGTTCGTGGAATCCGCGCTTCGATGTCCGAACCCCGATCCCCGCCACCGACTTCGGGCCGACCACCGCGCCGCCGTCGGCGTCGTCGGCTCCGGGTCGGCCGGGCGGTGTCCCCGCGTGA
- a CDS encoding acyl-CoA thioesterase, translating to MTEHPFDRAVRLDAVDAETFRGATDPEWANMVGPFGGITAAVLLRAVESHPDRIGDPLALTVNFAAPIADGEFDIGLRAARTNRSNQHWVLELRQGDEVKTTATALFGLHRDTWADDETRPPSVPAPEDLTRGAFVDAIVWAKRYDMRFAEGPVPLRAVEPSTSSTTTLWVRDAQGRALDFTALACLSDVFFPRAFLRRGRFLPAGTISLTTYFHADQREIDALGGDFLLASAHANRFSRGYFDQSAHLWSRAGQLLASTHQLVYFKD from the coding sequence GTGACCGAACACCCCTTCGACCGCGCCGTGCGCCTCGACGCCGTCGACGCCGAGACGTTCCGCGGGGCCACCGACCCGGAGTGGGCCAACATGGTCGGGCCGTTCGGGGGGATCACCGCGGCGGTGCTGTTGCGCGCCGTGGAGTCCCATCCCGACCGCATCGGCGATCCGCTGGCGCTGACCGTCAACTTCGCCGCGCCCATCGCCGACGGCGAATTCGACATCGGTCTGCGGGCCGCTCGCACCAATCGCAGCAACCAGCACTGGGTGCTCGAACTTCGCCAAGGCGACGAGGTCAAGACCACGGCGACCGCGCTGTTCGGCCTGCACCGCGACACCTGGGCCGACGACGAAACCCGCCCGCCGAGCGTCCCCGCACCCGAGGACCTCACCCGCGGGGCCTTCGTCGACGCGATCGTCTGGGCCAAGCGCTACGACATGCGGTTCGCCGAGGGCCCGGTACCGCTGAGGGCCGTGGAGCCCAGTACTTCGTCCACCACGACGCTGTGGGTACGCGACGCCCAAGGCCGAGCGCTCGACTTCACCGCGCTGGCCTGTCTGTCGGATGTCTTTTTCCCGCGGGCCTTCCTGCGCCGCGGCAGGTTCCTGCCGGCCGGCACCATCTCGCTGACCACCTATTTTCACGCCGACCAACGTGAAATCGACGCTCTCGGCGGCGATTTCCTGCTGGCCAGCGCGCACGCCAACCGGTTCTCGCGCGGCTACTTCGATCAGAGCGCGCACCTGTGGTCACGCGCCGGCCAGCTGCTGGCCAGCACCCATCAGCTGGTGTATTTCAAGGACTGA
- a CDS encoding class I SAM-dependent methyltransferase: MANEDQQQSWATQGVDWVDNAAIFEAALAPFADAVMRAADIRAGARVLDIGCGSGTLLKRVAALRAVPFGVDISEPMVTAARRRVPQATVTLGDAQTLDLRAGGAPFDRVVSRFGVMFFDDPVAAFINIRSAAAPGAGLAFVCWREGDNPMFSVGVDLLAAQLESPPAAVDPTAPGPLAFGNADRVSAVLTDAGWAQVGVAAFDGVCNFSIDGSDGVEERLTMILSNRTGQQARAELPSRLGEDGWAAVVEDLRGELRRHRVDGVLKFPGHTWVVTAVNPG, encoded by the coding sequence ATGGCCAACGAGGATCAGCAGCAGTCTTGGGCGACCCAAGGGGTGGATTGGGTCGACAATGCGGCAATCTTCGAGGCGGCGCTTGCCCCGTTCGCCGACGCCGTGATGCGGGCCGCCGACATCCGAGCCGGCGCAAGGGTGCTCGACATCGGTTGCGGTTCCGGGACGCTGTTGAAACGGGTGGCGGCACTGCGCGCCGTCCCGTTCGGCGTCGATATCTCCGAGCCCATGGTGACCGCGGCCCGCCGGCGGGTTCCGCAGGCCACCGTGACGCTCGGGGACGCCCAGACCCTCGATCTGCGGGCCGGCGGGGCGCCGTTTGACCGGGTCGTCTCGCGGTTCGGGGTGATGTTCTTCGACGACCCGGTGGCCGCATTCATCAACATCCGCAGCGCCGCAGCGCCGGGTGCCGGCTTGGCGTTCGTGTGCTGGCGCGAAGGCGACAACCCGATGTTCTCCGTGGGCGTCGACCTGCTGGCCGCGCAGCTGGAATCGCCACCTGCCGCGGTGGATCCCACCGCGCCGGGTCCGCTGGCCTTCGGCAACGCCGACCGGGTAAGCGCTGTCCTGACTGACGCCGGCTGGGCCCAGGTGGGTGTAGCGGCGTTCGACGGGGTCTGCAACTTCAGCATCGACGGCAGCGACGGCGTCGAGGAACGCCTGACGATGATCCTGTCCAACCGCACCGGCCAGCAGGCCCGCGCCGAGTTGCCTTCCCGGCTCGGCGAGGACGGCTGGGCCGCTGTGGTCGAGGACCTGCGCGGCGAGCTGCGCCGGCACCGCGTCGACGGAGTCCTGAAGTTCCCCGGGCACACCTGGGTGGTGACGGCGGTCAATCCGGGCTGA
- a CDS encoding acyl-CoA carboxylase subunit beta has translation MPDAPLRDDHLELLRRRALTEDAARPQAVQRRHDAGGRTARENIADLVDPGTFVEYGRFAIAAQRARRDVDDLIANTPGDGLLGGTATINSALFGRERSACAVLAYDYTVLAGTQGAIGHFKKDRLFELIARMRLPTVFFAEGGGGRPGDTDYPTVSSLDVPAFALWAKLSGLVPRIAVVKGRCFAGNAVIAGCSDLIIATADTSIGMAGPAMIAGGGLGQVAPDDVGPLSVQAPNGVVDVVVADEAEAVAVTKKVLGYFQGATAAGPAPDQNALRTMIPERARRAYPLKPIIETIADADSVTFLREKFAPEMVTALARIEGRPVGIIGNNTMVMAGAITAGASDKAARFLQLCDAFGLPVVSLIDCPGYMVGPAAEAEALVRRASRLLVAGAALRVPLIAVILRRGYGLGAQAMMGGSLHEPVLTVAWPGAHLGPMGLEGAVRLGLRKELEAIADADEREERVRQATTAAEEHAKALNAAAIFEIDDVIDPAETRGLIAATLAASEAVGRDVPPRRFVDTF, from the coding sequence ATGCCTGACGCTCCGCTGCGCGACGACCACCTCGAACTGCTGCGCCGCCGCGCACTGACCGAGGACGCGGCGCGCCCGCAGGCTGTGCAACGCCGCCACGACGCCGGCGGCCGTACCGCACGGGAGAACATCGCCGACCTGGTCGACCCCGGGACGTTCGTGGAGTACGGGCGGTTCGCGATCGCCGCCCAACGTGCCCGCCGCGACGTCGACGACCTGATCGCCAACACCCCCGGCGACGGCCTGCTTGGTGGCACCGCCACCATCAACAGCGCCCTGTTCGGCCGCGAGCGCAGCGCGTGCGCGGTGCTGGCCTACGACTACACCGTGCTGGCCGGCACCCAGGGGGCGATCGGCCACTTCAAGAAGGACCGGCTGTTCGAACTGATCGCCCGGATGCGCCTGCCCACGGTCTTCTTCGCCGAAGGCGGCGGCGGGCGCCCCGGGGATACCGACTACCCGACGGTGTCGTCTCTGGATGTCCCCGCGTTCGCGTTGTGGGCCAAACTGTCCGGTCTGGTGCCGCGCATCGCCGTGGTCAAGGGCCGTTGTTTTGCCGGCAACGCCGTCATCGCGGGTTGTTCGGATCTGATCATCGCCACCGCCGATACCTCGATCGGCATGGCGGGCCCGGCGATGATCGCCGGCGGCGGCCTGGGCCAGGTCGCCCCCGACGACGTCGGGCCCCTCTCGGTACAGGCACCCAACGGCGTCGTCGATGTGGTGGTGGCCGACGAAGCCGAAGCCGTCGCGGTGACCAAGAAGGTGCTCGGCTATTTCCAGGGCGCGACCGCGGCCGGCCCGGCACCCGACCAAAACGCCTTGCGCACCATGATTCCCGAGCGCGCCCGGCGCGCCTACCCGCTCAAGCCCATCATCGAGACCATCGCCGACGCCGACTCGGTGACCTTCCTGCGGGAGAAATTCGCCCCCGAGATGGTCACCGCACTGGCCCGCATCGAAGGCCGCCCGGTCGGAATCATCGGCAACAACACCATGGTGATGGCCGGGGCCATCACCGCCGGCGCATCGGACAAGGCCGCCCGATTCCTGCAGCTCTGCGACGCCTTCGGGCTGCCGGTGGTGTCGCTCATCGACTGCCCGGGCTACATGGTGGGCCCGGCCGCCGAAGCAGAAGCCCTGGTGCGGCGAGCATCTCGGCTGTTGGTGGCCGGCGCCGCGCTGCGGGTGCCGCTGATCGCGGTGATCCTGCGCCGCGGCTACGGGCTGGGTGCTCAAGCCATGATGGGCGGCAGCCTGCACGAGCCGGTGCTGACCGTGGCCTGGCCCGGCGCGCACCTGGGCCCGATGGGGCTGGAGGGCGCGGTCCGGTTGGGTCTGCGCAAGGAACTCGAGGCCATCGCCGACGCCGACGAGCGCGAGGAACGGGTGCGCCAAGCCACCACCGCCGCCGAGGAGCACGCCAAAGCCCTCAACGCCGCAGCGATTTTCGAGATCGACGACGTGATCGACCCCGCCGAGACCCGGGGTCTGATCGCGGCGACACTGGCGGCGTCGGAAGCGGTCGGCCGTGACGTGCCGCCGCGGCGTTTCGTCGACACGTTCTGA
- a CDS encoding chymotrypsin family serine protease: protein MTAQHRLDRAKTVAWRLGIAVVVVAIFVGLYQVNRAHPIRPQSPIPLAHVIGPGIGINVSAGGNAAGITCTTGFLVRTRDNQPGLLAAGHCNPGGGPGQVVIRHGGAFAYRTIGTFTETVNDGSDWDDYDMGLILLDDPGKIPLTSVVDGHPVTGVAEDVAVGDVLCHFGIRTGGPLCGPVVASEANKVRFEAGGICGDSGGPVYRLREDGTTEAVGIYVAVSDGTYSEPSCEDPHPFSIAQTITPWLSAWELTLDTTTGL, encoded by the coding sequence GTGACGGCACAGCACCGCCTGGACAGGGCGAAGACGGTGGCATGGCGGTTGGGGATCGCCGTCGTGGTCGTCGCGATCTTCGTTGGGCTGTATCAGGTGAACCGCGCACACCCCATCCGCCCGCAAAGCCCGATTCCGCTTGCGCACGTGATCGGGCCCGGTATCGGCATCAACGTATCGGCCGGCGGAAACGCCGCCGGCATCACCTGTACTACGGGATTCCTGGTGCGCACCCGCGACAACCAGCCCGGCTTGCTCGCGGCGGGCCACTGCAACCCGGGCGGGGGCCCGGGCCAGGTGGTGATTCGCCACGGCGGTGCATTCGCCTATCGCACCATCGGCACGTTCACCGAGACCGTCAACGACGGCAGCGACTGGGACGACTACGATATGGGGCTGATCCTCCTGGACGATCCGGGCAAGATCCCCCTGACCTCAGTCGTCGACGGGCATCCGGTCACCGGGGTCGCTGAGGACGTGGCCGTCGGCGACGTCTTGTGCCACTTCGGGATTCGAACCGGTGGACCGCTGTGCGGGCCAGTGGTGGCCAGCGAAGCGAATAAAGTCCGGTTCGAAGCCGGGGGTATCTGCGGCGATTCCGGCGGACCGGTGTACCGGCTGCGCGAGGACGGCACCACCGAGGCTGTCGGCATCTACGTCGCGGTCTCCGACGGCACCTACTCAGAGCCCAGTTGTGAAGACCCGCACCCGTTCTCGATCGCCCAGACCATCACGCCGTGGCTGTCGGCCTGGGAGCTGACACTGGACACCACGACGGGCCTTTGA
- a CDS encoding protein adenylyltransferase SelO has translation MASPTLTADFARALPELAQPWQAAVPPEPKLVVLNEALAADLGLDSAWLRSSDGLKFLTGNAVPDGATPVAQAYAGHQFGNYVPLLGDGRALLLGELDHSTPRDIHLKGSGRTPFARGGDGLAVVGPMLREYVISEAMHALGIPTTRSLAVVATGAHVQRETALPGAVLTRIAGSHLRVGSFQLVAQQARATRDLSLLRRLADYAIARHYLQAAQAENPYLALFQEVLEAQASLIAKWMHVGFVHGVMNTDNMTISGETIDYGPCAFMEAYDPATVYSSIDYAGRYAYGNQPLVAQWNLARFAEAILPLLATTEELALSVAVETLEGFMPRYHSYWSAGMLAKFGLTGSVESAALIDQALALLKDNQVDYTSFFRQLARAGRGDPDALPPVFADWLHRWRALEPDADAMDRVNPVYIPRNHLVEQALTAAMHGELAPVLTLLEVIGEPYRERDGLQDYAAPAPPEFGEYRTFCGT, from the coding sequence ATGGCGTCCCCGACTCTGACCGCCGACTTCGCCCGCGCGCTGCCGGAGCTCGCCCAGCCCTGGCAGGCCGCCGTTCCGCCGGAGCCGAAGCTGGTGGTCCTCAACGAAGCGCTGGCTGCCGACCTGGGTCTGGACTCCGCCTGGCTGCGCAGCTCCGACGGTCTGAAGTTCTTGACGGGAAACGCCGTTCCCGACGGCGCCACCCCGGTCGCGCAGGCCTATGCCGGTCATCAATTCGGCAACTACGTCCCGCTGCTCGGCGACGGACGCGCCCTGCTGCTCGGCGAACTCGACCACAGCACGCCCCGCGACATCCACCTCAAGGGTTCCGGGCGCACCCCGTTCGCTCGCGGTGGCGACGGGTTGGCTGTCGTCGGCCCGATGCTGCGTGAGTACGTGATCAGCGAAGCCATGCACGCCCTGGGCATTCCCACCACCCGGTCCCTGGCCGTGGTCGCCACCGGAGCACACGTGCAACGCGAAACGGCGCTGCCCGGTGCGGTGCTGACCCGCATCGCCGGCAGTCACCTGCGGGTGGGCAGCTTCCAGTTGGTTGCCCAGCAGGCCCGCGCCACCCGCGATCTGAGCCTGCTGCGCCGGCTGGCCGACTACGCGATCGCCCGCCACTACCTGCAAGCCGCGCAAGCCGAGAACCCTTACCTGGCACTGTTTCAGGAGGTGCTCGAGGCCCAGGCCTCGCTGATCGCGAAGTGGATGCACGTCGGGTTCGTGCACGGGGTGATGAACACCGACAATATGACCATCTCCGGGGAGACCATCGACTACGGGCCGTGCGCCTTCATGGAGGCCTACGACCCGGCCACGGTGTACAGCTCCATCGATTACGCCGGGCGCTACGCCTACGGCAACCAGCCGCTGGTGGCCCAGTGGAACCTGGCCCGCTTCGCCGAAGCCATCCTGCCGCTGCTCGCCACCACCGAGGAGCTGGCGCTGTCGGTGGCGGTAGAAACCCTCGAAGGCTTCATGCCGCGCTATCACAGCTACTGGTCGGCTGGGATGCTGGCCAAGTTCGGGCTGACCGGCAGCGTGGAGTCCGCCGCCCTCATCGACCAGGCACTGGCGCTGCTCAAGGACAACCAGGTGGACTACACGTCGTTCTTCCGGCAACTCGCCCGCGCCGGGCGCGGTGACCCCGACGCGCTGCCGCCGGTGTTCGCCGACTGGCTGCACCGCTGGCGGGCCCTGGAACCCGACGCCGACGCCATGGACCGGGTCAACCCGGTCTACATCCCCCGCAACCATCTGGTGGAGCAGGCGTTGACCGCCGCGATGCATGGCGAGCTGGCCCCCGTGCTCACGCTGCTGGAGGTGATCGGCGAGCCCTACCGCGAACGTGACGGTCTGCAGGACTACGCCGCACCCGCGCCGCCCGAATTCGGGGAGTACCGCACCTTCTGCGGAACGTGA
- a CDS encoding MMPL family transporter → MLHRIALLALAAPRRVLALAGLVMVAAAVFGIPVADNLSAGGFQDPGSESAQATALLTDKFGQSDQQLLILVSSPQGVHSEQVRSVGTEIAAELRDSPHVFNVTSPWTGAPTAAARLISTDGSAGMIVANLRGGENDAQKYARTLADQVAHDRDGVSVRAGGGAMVYAQINHQNQHDLLLMESIAIPLSFAVLVWVFGGLLTAALPVALGGLAIVGSMAVLRLISLGTDVSIFAMNLTTAMGLALAIDYTLLIISRYRDELAEGAAPDRALIRTMTTAGRTVLFSAITVALSMAAMVLFPMYFLKSFAYAGVATVAFVAIAAIVITPAAIALLGTRLDALDLRRLLRRLLRRPAPVARPIEQGFWYRSTTFVARHAVPIGLTVVTLLVAVGVPFLGVRWGYPDDRVLPRTATAHQVGDALREQFADDSAQAVPIVVRDARGVGPAELDRYAAELSRVPDVSSVSAPTGTFVAGNRVGDPSAATGIKDDSVLLTVSSTAPLFSQRSETQLDRLHQVPGPDQRPVQMGGLAQINRDSVNAITDRLPQVLGLIGVITFGLLFLLTGSVVLPIKALILNILSLSAAFGALVWIFQDGNLGALGTTPTGMLVANVPVLLFCISFGLSMDYEVFLVSRIREYWLASGRTRADNDESVALGLAHTARVITAAALIMSISFAALIAAQVSFMRMLGLGLTLAVLADATLIRMVLVPAFMHLMGRWNWWAPGPLRWVAQRFTIREDGSGAAGRHAAPPGHRSPHVPAQHGAHRAGRAHSEAVVSTSE, encoded by the coding sequence TTGCTGCACCGAATAGCCCTGCTGGCCCTCGCCGCTCCACGTCGTGTTCTGGCCTTGGCCGGCCTGGTGATGGTCGCTGCCGCGGTGTTCGGAATCCCGGTGGCCGACAACCTGTCCGCAGGCGGTTTCCAGGATCCGGGTTCGGAATCTGCGCAGGCCACCGCGTTACTGACCGACAAATTCGGCCAGAGTGACCAGCAACTGCTGATCCTGGTGAGTTCCCCGCAGGGAGTTCACAGCGAGCAGGTCCGCTCGGTGGGCACCGAGATCGCCGCAGAGCTGCGGGACTCGCCGCACGTCTTCAACGTCACCTCGCCCTGGACCGGTGCACCGACGGCCGCCGCCCGGCTGATCAGCACCGACGGTTCGGCCGGCATGATCGTGGCCAACCTGCGCGGCGGCGAGAACGACGCCCAGAAGTACGCCCGCACCCTGGCCGACCAGGTCGCCCACGACCGGGACGGCGTCAGCGTTCGTGCCGGCGGCGGCGCGATGGTCTACGCGCAGATCAATCATCAGAATCAGCATGACCTACTGCTGATGGAATCGATCGCGATCCCGTTGAGCTTCGCGGTGCTGGTGTGGGTTTTCGGGGGCCTGTTGACGGCGGCGTTGCCGGTGGCGCTGGGCGGGCTGGCGATCGTGGGCTCGATGGCGGTGCTGCGGCTGATCTCGCTAGGCACCGATGTGTCGATCTTCGCGATGAACCTCACCACGGCGATGGGTTTGGCGCTGGCGATCGACTACACGCTGCTGATCATCAGCCGCTACCGCGACGAACTGGCCGAGGGCGCCGCGCCTGACCGAGCGCTGATCCGCACCATGACCACCGCCGGCCGCACCGTGCTGTTCTCGGCGATCACCGTCGCGCTGTCGATGGCCGCCATGGTGTTGTTCCCGATGTATTTCCTCAAGTCGTTCGCCTACGCCGGGGTGGCGACCGTGGCGTTCGTGGCGATCGCCGCCATCGTGATCACCCCGGCGGCGATCGCCCTGCTGGGGACCCGGCTCGATGCGCTGGACCTGCGCCGCCTGCTTCGCCGGCTGCTGCGGCGCCCCGCACCGGTGGCCCGGCCCATCGAACAGGGTTTCTGGTATCGGTCCACCACGTTCGTGGCCCGCCACGCGGTGCCGATCGGCCTGACGGTGGTCACACTGCTGGTGGCGGTCGGTGTTCCGTTTCTCGGGGTGAGGTGGGGCTACCCCGATGACCGGGTGCTGCCGCGAACAGCGACGGCCCATCAGGTCGGCGACGCGCTGCGCGAGCAGTTCGCCGACGACTCCGCTCAGGCGGTGCCGATCGTGGTTCGCGACGCACGCGGGGTCGGCCCCGCCGAGTTGGACCGCTACGCCGCTGAACTGTCCCGGGTGCCCGACGTGTCGTCGGTGTCGGCGCCGACCGGGACCTTTGTTGCCGGCAACCGGGTGGGTGATCCCTCAGCGGCCACCGGGATCAAGGACGACAGCGTGTTGCTGACCGTCTCCAGCACCGCCCCGCTGTTTTCGCAGCGTTCGGAGACCCAGCTCGATCGGCTTCATCAGGTCCCCGGACCCGACCAGCGGCCAGTGCAGATGGGCGGGCTGGCCCAGATCAACCGCGACAGCGTCAACGCGATCACCGACCGTCTGCCGCAGGTGCTGGGACTGATCGGCGTCATCACCTTCGGACTGTTGTTCCTGCTGACCGGCAGCGTGGTGTTGCCGATCAAAGCGCTGATCCTCAACATCTTGTCGCTGTCCGCGGCGTTCGGTGCGCTGGTCTGGATTTTCCAGGACGGCAATCTCGGGGCGCTCGGCACCACACCCACCGGGATGCTGGTGGCCAACGTGCCGGTGTTGCTGTTCTGCATCTCGTTCGGGCTGTCGATGGACTACGAGGTGTTCCTGGTCTCCCGGATCCGGGAGTACTGGTTGGCCTCGGGGCGCACCCGCGCCGACAACGACGAGAGTGTGGCGCTGGGCCTGGCGCATACCGCCCGGGTGATCACCGCTGCGGCACTGATCATGTCGATCTCGTTCGCCGCGCTGATCGCCGCGCAGGTGTCCTTCATGCGCATGTTGGGGCTCGGTCTGACGTTGGCGGTCCTGGCCGATGCCACGCTGATTCGGATGGTGCTGGTGCCGGCGTTCATGCACCTGATGGGCCGGTGGAACTGGTGGGCACCGGGCCCGCTGCGCTGGGTGGCGCAGCGCTTCACGATCCGCGAGGACGGTAGTGGCGCGGCGGGCCGGCATGCCGCACCGCCGGGCCATCGAAGCCCGCATGTCCCGGCCCAGCACGGTGCACATCGGGCGGGGCGGGCGCACAGCGAGGCCGTGGTGTCAACGTCGGAGTGA
- a CDS encoding type III polyketide synthase, producing MDNTPTVAAVAVEFPSHQHRQGEVMAALSDFASPDFQRFAAHSGVATRQLALPLGRYSKLSGFTEANDEYLDIALELSERALLAALDRAGIAPSDVDVVFSTTVTGLSVPSLEGRLVNRIGLRSDVKRVPLFGLGCVAGAAGLARVHDYLRAFPDQVAALVAVELCSLTVQRQDHSVANLVAASLFGDGAAAVIATGARRAARGPRLLATQSQTYPDTDDILGWKIGSEGFSIVLGVEIVAIVEKYLGENVREFLANHGLVSDDISTWIVHAAGPKVIDAVENLLHLGPDALTRTRKSLHDHGNLSSVSVLDILDGIESDPPPPGSRGLMIAMGPGFSAELVLLEW from the coding sequence ATGGACAACACACCGACCGTAGCCGCCGTCGCGGTGGAATTCCCTTCACACCAACACCGTCAGGGGGAGGTGATGGCCGCCCTGTCGGACTTCGCCAGCCCGGACTTTCAGCGGTTCGCCGCGCACAGTGGCGTCGCCACCCGGCAGCTGGCGCTGCCGCTGGGGCGCTATTCCAAGCTCAGCGGCTTCACCGAGGCCAACGACGAATACCTCGACATCGCGCTCGAGCTCAGTGAGCGGGCGCTGCTGGCGGCGCTCGATCGCGCCGGAATCGCACCCTCCGACGTCGATGTGGTGTTCTCGACGACGGTGACCGGACTGTCGGTTCCTTCTCTGGAGGGGCGTTTGGTCAACCGGATCGGTCTTCGCTCCGACGTCAAACGCGTCCCGCTGTTCGGGCTGGGCTGCGTCGCCGGTGCGGCCGGCCTGGCCCGGGTCCACGACTACCTCCGTGCCTTTCCCGACCAGGTGGCGGCCCTGGTCGCCGTCGAACTGTGCTCGCTGACGGTGCAGCGCCAAGACCATTCCGTGGCAAACTTGGTTGCCGCCAGCCTTTTCGGCGACGGTGCTGCGGCGGTCATCGCGACAGGAGCCAGACGTGCCGCCCGTGGACCGCGGCTGCTGGCGACCCAGTCTCAGACCTACCCCGACACCGACGACATCTTGGGATGGAAGATCGGCAGTGAGGGCTTCAGCATCGTCTTGGGTGTGGAGATCGTCGCGATCGTCGAGAAATACCTCGGTGAGAACGTCCGCGAATTCCTGGCGAACCACGGCCTGGTCAGCGACGATATCTCGACATGGATCGTGCATGCCGCCGGGCCCAAGGTGATCGATGCGGTCGAGAATCTGCTGCATCTGGGTCCGGACGCCTTGACACGCACCCGAAAGTCGCTGCACGACCACGGGAACCTGTCCTCGGTGTCCGTCCTGGACATCCTCGACGGCATCGAGTCCGATCCGCCGCCGCCGGGCTCCCGCGGACTGATGATCGCGATGGGGCCGGGCTTTTCGGCCGAACTCGTGCTGCTGGAGTGGTGA
- a CDS encoding isoprenylcysteine carboxyl methyltransferase family protein, which yields MYYLLILAVGLERLVELAVAKNNARWAFANGGTEFGHRHYPVMVGIHAALLLSCVGEVALLHRPFFPWLGWPMFAVAALSQGLRWWCVTTLGRRWNTLVIVMPESPLVHGGPYRWIRHPNYVAVVLEGLALPLIHTAWLTALWFGLANAAVLLERIRVENVALGYR from the coding sequence ATGTACTACCTGTTGATTCTGGCGGTCGGGCTGGAGCGCCTGGTGGAACTGGCGGTGGCCAAGAACAACGCACGGTGGGCATTCGCCAACGGCGGCACCGAATTCGGACACCGGCACTATCCGGTGATGGTCGGCATCCATGCGGCGCTGTTGCTCAGCTGCGTCGGCGAGGTGGCGCTGCTGCACCGGCCCTTCTTCCCCTGGCTGGGCTGGCCCATGTTCGCGGTGGCCGCCCTGAGCCAGGGGCTGCGCTGGTGGTGCGTGACCACGCTCGGCCGGCGCTGGAACACCCTGGTGATCGTCATGCCCGAAAGCCCGCTGGTGCACGGCGGCCCGTATCGCTGGATCCGTCACCCCAACTATGTGGCCGTGGTACTCGAAGGGCTGGCACTACCGTTGATCCATACCGCGTGGCTGACCGCGCTCTGGTTCGGCCTGGCAAACGCCGCGGTGCTGTTGGAGCGGATTCGGGTGGAGAACGTGGCATTGGGGTATCGATGA